The Salmonirosea aquatica genome includes a region encoding these proteins:
- a CDS encoding LexA family protein has product MQHHDVFFQEIILHGITEFEPVLLPKFATNVECGNSTTGFASPADDYIETTLDLNEYHNIKKHACFLVEAVGDSMIDAGITEDDLLIVDTSLDYRENDIVICCLNGSYKAKMIQRRKGILCLISRNPLFDPIEIQEHDDLRVFGVVKGFSRNFRRD; this is encoded by the coding sequence ATGCAGCACCATGACGTATTTTTTCAGGAAATAATTTTGCACGGTATTACCGAGTTTGAGCCTGTTTTACTGCCCAAATTTGCGACTAATGTAGAATGCGGCAATAGCACCACCGGCTTTGCAAGTCCTGCGGATGATTACATTGAAACAACGCTCGATCTAAACGAATATCACAACATCAAGAAACACGCCTGTTTCCTGGTGGAAGCGGTCGGAGATTCCATGATTGATGCAGGAATCACCGAGGATGATTTATTGATCGTAGATACCAGCCTCGATTACCGGGAAAACGACATTGTCATTTGCTGTTTGAACGGCAGCTATAAAGCAAAAATGATCCAGCGCCGGAAAGGCATATTATGCCTAATTTCTCGTAATCCCCTATTTGATCCTATCGAAATACAGGAACACGACGACTTGCGCGTATTCGGGGTAGTTAAGGGATTTAGCCGCAATTTCAGGCGCGATTAA
- a CDS encoding recombinase family protein has protein sequence MKKAIAYYRVSTDRQGKSGLGLEAQQEAVRMFADREGYQVTAHYTEIESGKKNHRPQLLAALAQCRKQKAMLIIAKLDRLGRNVAFIANLMESKVDFKAVDNPYANKLMVHLLAAFAEHEREQISIRTKDALQAAKRRGVQLGRHGKEIESKKNAQAAAEFAVHMKPLIEALRDEGCTTVRAIRDELNRRQVPTYRNNGQQWHLQSVHSLLKRI, from the coding sequence ATGAAAAAAGCCATCGCCTATTACCGTGTATCAACTGACCGCCAGGGGAAAAGCGGCCTGGGGCTGGAAGCCCAGCAAGAAGCCGTGCGCATGTTCGCAGACCGGGAAGGCTACCAGGTCACGGCTCATTATACCGAGATCGAGAGCGGCAAGAAAAATCACCGCCCGCAGCTGCTGGCCGCACTTGCTCAATGCCGCAAACAGAAAGCCATGCTCATTATAGCGAAGCTCGACCGTTTAGGCCGCAATGTTGCGTTCATTGCAAACCTAATGGAAAGCAAAGTGGACTTTAAAGCGGTAGATAATCCCTACGCCAATAAATTGATGGTGCATCTTCTGGCTGCATTCGCGGAGCATGAGCGGGAGCAAATCAGCATCCGTACTAAGGATGCATTGCAAGCGGCTAAGCGCCGTGGAGTGCAATTAGGCCGACATGGAAAGGAGATCGAGAGCAAGAAGAATGCCCAGGCCGCTGCCGAATTTGCTGTTCACATGAAACCATTGATCGAAGCATTGAGGGACGAAGGATGCACCACGGTTCGCGCCATTCGGGATGAATTGAACCGCCGCCAGGTTCCGACCTATCGGAACAATGGCCAACAATGGCATCTTCAGTCAGTCCATAGCCTCTTGAAACGAATTTGA
- a CDS encoding Eco57I restriction-modification methylase domain-containing protein — translation MYKQLYKELLANKSRWQNEEEVRLGWINALSNALGISFDAERGKKDSSYNNVIIEFKDRGLFNGSVDSPKFKEARDQRLKKYIIRTALQENIPESDYIGIGIDAEHIFFAQVVDGEIKNGPLLPLSETSVTMVATACIDAYRRAVTSANLIEDFGLGSLIGTNAMTALVDHISNKIRNSEHSKEKMLFEEWQTLYGQIADIASEQDGRIEALLGFAATTSKKLKIPVSLFVIHTYNSFLIKVLAAEIVSTHGLTSYPYFSQYALAQSDDNLLETIKNDIEDGNLFSRANIKGFVEEAIFSWYLDSCQDPEFKAIFVSCIKEILTKIALYRTDNLDIARSKDVLKQLYQHLVPEALRKSLGEFYTPDWLVDIAVDQIEIKNWIGARVLDPTCGSGSFLLEIIRRKNEAAKSQGLSDTEILQDITKNVWGFDLNPLAVQTARVNFLIAISDLLKALPGTEIELPVLLADAIYSPARNPSEKEDVVKYRIGSQVADLEIVIPNELAFDRIRLDQVFSFMESNVEKDNGFVEVERDLVLSKAVSPEELALWKGYLAETYNRVLALHRKNWNGIWFRIVRNFFWSATAGQFDFIVGNPPWVRWSKLPELYRERAKPTCMQYDIFSSTPHHGGNELDISAMITYTVADKWLKADGDLVFVITQTLFQTPSSEGFRKFNLNSEYTLMPIKVDDLKDLKPFKGVANKTSIAVFKKTERKPVSYPVPYNIWSNGLSFTKSIPEHLSKAEVLSRITTTINEANPAGGDGSPWAILSPGRFEKLAALQGKCTWVQGRKGITADLNGIYFVEVLEKNEVNKRVKISTRPEAGKIDIGPRQTFWIEPDLLYPLLKGSSDFGACRITRDHNLYVIVPNEGISQKQYQDATISIRYTYPQTEKYFKAYSTQLANRSTFKGRMKNAPYFAIYNVGEYTFAPWKVIWAEQGKFRAAVIGSSNVPLIGNRVYVPDHKIFFADFYEPEPAYYLCGLLNAPSVKEYIESHNISIQIGDIFKHMSLPDFDTTNKDHLKLSQAALTAHLCKESEYDAAISTVRILAEKILGTMI, via the coding sequence ATGTACAAACAGTTATATAAGGAGTTGTTAGCGAACAAATCACGCTGGCAAAATGAGGAAGAAGTACGACTTGGATGGATAAACGCCCTCTCAAATGCTCTTGGAATTTCATTCGATGCGGAAAGGGGTAAAAAAGATTCCAGTTACAACAATGTAATTATAGAATTTAAGGATAGGGGACTCTTTAATGGCAGCGTAGATAGTCCTAAATTCAAAGAAGCACGAGATCAACGCCTTAAAAAATATATAATCCGAACTGCTCTTCAAGAAAACATTCCTGAAAGCGATTATATCGGAATCGGGATTGACGCTGAGCACATATTTTTTGCCCAAGTAGTTGACGGTGAAATAAAAAACGGTCCGCTTCTACCATTGTCCGAAACTTCGGTCACAATGGTGGCCACAGCTTGTATTGATGCTTATAGGCGAGCCGTCACATCTGCAAATTTGATTGAAGATTTTGGCCTTGGGTCCCTCATTGGCACTAATGCTATGACGGCCTTGGTGGATCACATTTCGAATAAAATTCGAAATAGTGAGCACTCAAAAGAGAAGATGCTCTTTGAAGAATGGCAGACCCTCTACGGCCAGATTGCGGATATAGCCTCGGAGCAAGATGGACGAATTGAAGCATTATTAGGTTTTGCTGCCACGACCAGTAAGAAATTGAAAATTCCTGTTTCGCTTTTTGTAATCCATACTTATAACTCGTTTTTGATTAAAGTTTTGGCGGCTGAGATTGTCTCAACCCACGGGCTAACTTCATATCCCTATTTCAGCCAGTATGCATTGGCGCAGAGTGATGACAATCTACTCGAAACCATTAAAAACGATATAGAGGACGGTAATCTTTTTAGCAGGGCCAATATCAAAGGATTCGTTGAAGAGGCTATTTTCTCTTGGTATTTAGATTCATGTCAAGACCCTGAGTTCAAGGCGATTTTCGTCTCCTGCATAAAAGAGATTCTTACAAAAATTGCCCTATATCGCACCGACAATTTAGATATTGCAAGATCGAAAGACGTATTAAAGCAGCTTTACCAGCATCTTGTACCCGAAGCTCTACGGAAGAGCTTGGGAGAGTTTTACACTCCTGATTGGCTGGTAGATATTGCAGTTGATCAAATTGAGATTAAAAATTGGATTGGCGCACGGGTTCTTGATCCAACGTGCGGTTCTGGGTCTTTTTTATTAGAGATAATCCGACGCAAAAATGAGGCCGCAAAATCACAGGGTTTGAGCGATACAGAAATTCTTCAAGACATAACTAAAAATGTCTGGGGGTTTGATTTGAATCCTTTGGCTGTACAGACAGCAAGGGTCAATTTTCTGATAGCCATTTCTGATCTGCTCAAAGCTTTGCCAGGCACTGAAATTGAATTGCCTGTTCTTTTAGCCGATGCGATTTATTCCCCAGCCCGCAATCCGTCAGAAAAAGAAGATGTTGTAAAATACAGAATCGGCTCTCAGGTGGCCGACTTAGAAATTGTAATACCTAATGAACTTGCCTTCGATCGAATTAGACTCGATCAGGTATTTTCTTTCATGGAATCGAATGTTGAAAAGGACAACGGTTTTGTTGAAGTTGAACGAGATTTGGTGCTTAGCAAGGCTGTAAGTCCTGAAGAGTTAGCGCTATGGAAGGGCTATCTAGCTGAGACTTATAATAGAGTACTAGCTCTACATCGTAAGAACTGGAATGGCATTTGGTTCAGAATAGTACGAAATTTCTTTTGGTCTGCAACAGCAGGACAATTTGATTTTATAGTAGGGAATCCTCCTTGGGTGCGTTGGTCAAAGTTGCCGGAATTGTATCGAGAGAGGGCCAAGCCTACATGCATGCAATACGATATATTTTCATCAACTCCCCATCATGGGGGGAATGAATTAGATATATCAGCAATGATTACATACACCGTAGCTGATAAGTGGCTAAAAGCTGATGGTGATTTGGTTTTCGTCATCACTCAGACACTTTTTCAAACGCCTTCTTCTGAGGGGTTTAGAAAATTCAATCTGAATTCAGAATATACCTTGATGCCAATCAAGGTAGATGACTTAAAAGATTTAAAGCCCTTCAAGGGAGTAGCCAATAAGACTTCCATAGCTGTATTCAAAAAAACAGAAAGAAAACCTGTTTCTTACCCTGTGCCATACAATATTTGGAGTAATGGCCTTTCTTTTACAAAATCTATTCCCGAACATCTTTCAAAAGCGGAAGTTCTCTCACGAATAACTACAACTATTAATGAAGCAAATCCTGCTGGGGGTGATGGTTCTCCGTGGGCAATTTTATCTCCTGGTAGATTTGAAAAGCTGGCTGCATTACAAGGCAAATGCACTTGGGTTCAAGGACGCAAGGGAATAACCGCCGACCTTAATGGGATTTATTTTGTAGAAGTTTTAGAAAAAAATGAAGTCAATAAACGTGTAAAAATTTCAACTCGTCCTGAAGCTGGCAAAATTGACATAGGGCCTAGACAGACTTTTTGGATCGAGCCAGATTTATTATACCCCTTACTCAAAGGATCATCAGATTTTGGCGCTTGCCGTATTACTCGCGATCATAATCTTTATGTGATTGTACCCAACGAGGGAATTTCTCAAAAACAATATCAGGATGCTACAATCAGCATTCGCTATACATATCCGCAAACAGAAAAGTATTTCAAAGCTTACTCTACCCAGTTAGCCAACCGCTCAACATTTAAAGGGCGCATGAAAAATGCTCCTTACTTTGCGATCTACAACGTAGGTGAATACACTTTTGCTCCTTGGAAGGTAATTTGGGCTGAACAAGGTAAATTTAGGGCTGCTGTGATTGGATCGAGCAATGTTCCATTGATAGGAAACAGAGTCTATGTTCCAGATCATAAAATATTCTTTGCTGATTTCTATGAACCTGAACCTGCATATTACTTATGCGGGCTTTTAAATGCCCCGTCAGTTAAAGAATACATTGAGAGCCACAACATATCTATTCAGATCGGGGATATTTTTAAGCATATGTCTTTGCCTGATTTTGACACAACAAATAAAGACCACTTAAAACTAAGCCAGGCCGCATTAACTGCACATCTTTGCAAAGAATCTGAGTACGACGCGGCAATATCGACAGTTAGGATTTTGGCTGAGAAAATTTTAGGAACTATGATTTAA
- a CDS encoding Tn3 family transposase, with the protein MPAEFLSDQERERYQSIPSDLPQEDLIRYCFLSPTDHLLVAGMRRDHNRLGFALQLTVIRLMNHLPQEWYRKVPDNLINYVAGQLAIDDPRCLNNYGSREKTISEHSYMILSYLKRRRWQPLIDTVPLERWLLERALEHDNEHVLLSLACDWLRKEGILRPAIIELERLVVSLADLAHQETYRRLSTLLTDSFKEELDKLLTVDTVLKITPHNWLSKPPVSPTANQIKLMLHKRQYLAKLGIEQWDTSSLHPNRRKRLAVLARSKTNQAVMRMSGTKRYPMLVAFCLEAYITITDYTLRLFDEYWEDICGQSARELTEYQLKQVKSRDGALVTLGKAAEPIVDEINIPAAELRASIYASVSRSELVEAISIMQRLTKQGPRTFHHFLVNRYRSIKSFSASFLDILTFEHVFAGDDFEQALQLVADWQTSRKRKSPDEIPMKFMLPSWKSFVEPVKGQIDRPAYELSVLARLRDRLRSGDVYVNHSRKYASPDTYLIPEANWKAHRTELLTYLGYRDATPYRLDEQISELESHLPLMERILADGGDIRLDDEGELVVTPLKADDVPDSLKALRAAVDRLLPRVELTDLLVEVDNWTGFSSELTGLENESKSKDHQALLYAALLAGACNIPLAEMAQSTGLDYQSLWWVSTNYIREETLKRATVRLVNYQHELWLSSYWGSGVLSSSDGQRFPVSGKIRNAQSIPRYYGYGRGYTLITHTSDQYAQYGSRSVPSTIRDATYVLDEILGNETDLEIVEHTTDTGGYTDIVFALFDLLGLLFSPRLRDLANQRLCRIKGMDLRYPSLKFTSNFRPEYVRARWDDLLRVAATLKSGWVTSSLLISKLQGYPRQHHLTALLQEYGKLVKTTFILRYLQSKPLRRRIHAQLNKGEQLHALRAWLWFGGDGHLRRKQEDAQQETAGCLNVLTNLVVVWNTAYTQEVLKKHQEDGHTVDENDFGHLSPARFAHINRLGRYTFQKVDQFEENGLRPLRS; encoded by the coding sequence ATGCCCGCTGAATTTCTTTCTGATCAAGAACGCGAACGTTATCAAAGCATTCCATCTGATCTACCGCAGGAGGATTTAATCCGGTATTGTTTTCTATCCCCAACAGATCATCTGCTGGTAGCCGGTATGCGGCGTGATCACAACAGGCTAGGGTTTGCCCTCCAGTTGACGGTTATAAGGTTGATGAACCATTTGCCCCAGGAATGGTACCGGAAGGTACCGGACAATCTGATCAATTATGTTGCGGGACAACTGGCCATTGACGATCCGCGATGCCTTAACAATTATGGAAGTCGGGAAAAAACGATCTCGGAACATTCATACATGATCCTTTCGTATCTAAAACGAAGAAGGTGGCAACCCCTAATCGATACGGTACCCCTGGAGCGTTGGCTTTTGGAGCGAGCCTTAGAGCATGATAACGAACATGTGCTATTATCTCTGGCATGTGACTGGCTAAGGAAAGAAGGAATTTTAAGGCCAGCCATTATCGAACTGGAGCGGCTGGTGGTTTCCCTAGCTGATTTAGCGCATCAGGAAACCTATCGCCGGCTTTCGACACTGTTGACCGATTCCTTCAAAGAGGAATTAGACAAGCTTCTGACCGTTGACACAGTCTTGAAGATAACCCCACACAACTGGCTTTCAAAACCTCCGGTTAGTCCAACGGCGAACCAAATCAAACTCATGCTGCATAAACGGCAATATCTTGCCAAGCTCGGTATCGAACAATGGGATACCAGCAGTCTGCATCCCAACCGTCGAAAGCGGCTTGCAGTCCTGGCCAGGAGTAAGACCAATCAGGCAGTGATGCGAATGTCCGGCACAAAACGTTACCCCATGCTGGTTGCTTTTTGCCTGGAAGCATACATTACAATCACGGATTATACCCTGAGGCTTTTTGATGAGTACTGGGAGGATATCTGTGGCCAATCAGCGCGGGAGCTGACCGAGTACCAACTGAAACAAGTCAAGTCCAGGGATGGCGCACTTGTTACTTTGGGAAAGGCTGCCGAACCTATTGTGGATGAGATCAACATTCCGGCTGCCGAATTGAGAGCTAGTATATATGCCAGCGTATCCAGAAGCGAGTTAGTAGAAGCCATCAGTATCATGCAAAGGCTGACCAAACAAGGGCCAAGGACTTTTCACCACTTTCTTGTTAACCGCTACCGATCCATTAAATCCTTTTCTGCCAGTTTTTTGGATATCCTGACCTTCGAGCATGTCTTTGCAGGGGATGATTTTGAACAGGCGCTTCAATTGGTAGCCGACTGGCAAACGAGCAGAAAGCGAAAGAGTCCTGATGAAATACCTATGAAATTCATGCTGCCATCCTGGAAATCCTTCGTTGAGCCTGTAAAGGGGCAAATTGACAGACCCGCTTATGAGTTAAGTGTTCTGGCCCGGCTGCGGGACCGGCTCCGGTCGGGAGATGTCTATGTGAATCACTCCCGGAAATATGCGAGTCCGGATACTTATTTGATCCCGGAAGCCAACTGGAAAGCGCATCGTACCGAATTGCTTACCTATTTAGGCTACAGGGATGCAACACCCTACCGGTTGGATGAGCAAATTTCGGAACTGGAATCACACTTGCCGCTGATGGAAAGAATACTGGCCGATGGCGGTGATATTCGTCTGGATGATGAGGGTGAGCTGGTAGTAACTCCGTTAAAGGCGGATGACGTACCTGATTCGTTAAAAGCGCTTCGGGCAGCTGTCGACAGGTTGTTGCCGCGGGTTGAGCTAACTGATTTGCTGGTCGAAGTAGACAATTGGACAGGATTTTCCAGTGAACTGACAGGTTTGGAGAATGAATCCAAGAGTAAAGACCACCAGGCATTGTTGTATGCAGCACTTCTTGCGGGAGCATGTAATATTCCCCTGGCCGAAATGGCCCAGAGTACAGGTCTTGACTATCAGTCACTTTGGTGGGTGTCGACCAATTACATCAGGGAAGAGACTCTCAAACGGGCTACGGTCCGGCTGGTTAACTATCAACATGAACTTTGGTTGTCCTCCTATTGGGGCAGCGGGGTGTTGTCTTCTTCTGACGGGCAGCGCTTTCCGGTAAGCGGCAAAATCCGTAATGCACAATCCATTCCGCGTTATTACGGTTACGGCAGGGGGTATACGCTCATTACCCATACCTCAGACCAGTATGCCCAGTATGGTAGTAGATCTGTACCGTCGACAATCCGGGATGCGACTTATGTGCTGGATGAAATACTGGGTAACGAGACAGATCTTGAAATTGTAGAGCACACAACAGACACCGGCGGATATACAGATATTGTTTTCGCCTTGTTCGATTTGTTAGGGCTGCTCTTTTCTCCCAGGCTGCGCGACCTGGCAAACCAACGGCTTTGCCGGATTAAGGGAATGGACTTACGGTATCCCTCGCTTAAATTCACTTCAAACTTCCGACCAGAATACGTCCGTGCCAGATGGGATGACCTGCTACGAGTTGCGGCCACACTAAAAAGCGGGTGGGTAACATCCTCACTGCTAATCAGCAAATTACAGGGGTACCCGCGGCAACACCATTTGACGGCACTCTTGCAAGAGTACGGGAAACTGGTTAAAACAACCTTCATTCTGCGATATTTGCAAAGCAAACCGTTGCGCCGCCGCATCCATGCCCAGCTTAACAAGGGGGAGCAGCTGCACGCGCTTCGTGCGTGGCTTTGGTTTGGTGGCGACGGCCATCTCCGGAGGAAACAGGAGGATGCCCAGCAAGAGACTGCCGGCTGTTTGAACGTTCTGACTAATTTGGTTGTGGTTTGGAACACGGCGTATACTCAGGAAGTCCTCAAAAAGCATCAGGAGGATGGGCACACAGTGGATGAAAATGATTTTGGGCATCTGTCTCCGGCCAGGTTTGCACATATTAACCGGTTAGGCCGTTACACTTTTCAGAAAGTCGATCAATTTGAGGAGAATGGCTTACGCCCATTGAGATCGTAA
- a CDS encoding recombinase family protein, giving the protein MRVGYARVSTQEQTLDSQTDALRQAGCERIYEDRISGTKSRKPEFELMMGFLRKGDTIVIWKLDRLGRSTRGLIELVEELGNKGIHLVSLNDPIDTTSPGGLLVFQIFCALAEHERNVIVQRTRAGLESARARGRKGGRPKGLAVKYQKMAPSVRDLYELGQQSTTQIMNSFQIGSRRTLYKILRHAGVSIRPVERSIRKDD; this is encoded by the coding sequence ATGCGGGTAGGATACGCACGGGTCAGCACCCAGGAGCAAACATTAGATTCGCAGACCGATGCTTTACGTCAGGCAGGTTGCGAACGGATTTATGAAGACAGAATATCCGGAACGAAGTCCCGTAAACCGGAATTTGAATTGATGATGGGTTTCTTACGTAAGGGGGATACCATCGTAATCTGGAAGCTGGACCGGCTGGGGAGGTCGACACGTGGGCTTATTGAACTCGTTGAAGAACTTGGCAACAAAGGCATCCATCTGGTGTCTCTCAATGATCCTATCGATACTACTTCACCCGGAGGCTTGCTAGTGTTCCAAATATTCTGTGCGCTTGCTGAACATGAGCGCAATGTCATTGTGCAGCGTACCCGTGCCGGACTCGAGTCGGCTCGTGCCAGAGGGAGAAAAGGTGGTCGACCAAAGGGATTAGCTGTAAAATATCAGAAGATGGCTCCTTCGGTAAGGGATCTTTATGAACTAGGCCAGCAGTCTACAACCCAAATCATGAATTCCTTTCAGATTGGAAGTCGCAGGACATTGTACAAGATACTTCGTCACGCCGGGGTTAGCATCAGGCCGGTTGAGCGCTCAATACGTAAGGATGATTGA
- a CDS encoding CHC2 zinc finger domain-containing protein, which produces MNSDQAKKLSLPDLLTKLGHSPVRVRKQGNELWYCSPFRKEAEPSFHTSFIGGKWIWNDFGDQGGTVIDFVMRYENLTSIKDALAYLSDHFQPGLFSNPAPQPSFSFQQQPDREAVENFLEDRQLELIDARPITKPLILSYLAKERHIPSDLARKYLREVHYRNTATGKEYFAFGMQNQAGGYEIRVASSKYNFKSALNARDITVIPGSQAEAKTVHVFEGMTDFLSYLVLTGTDTLPEDAIIMHSLSSFPRTVAYIRSQDYQAVKTYLDNDKAGEKGTARFQTEFGSSFLPQGEFFSPTMI; this is translated from the coding sequence ATGAACTCGGATCAGGCCAAAAAACTTTCCTTACCCGATCTGCTGACCAAGCTAGGGCATTCCCCCGTGCGAGTGAGGAAGCAGGGAAATGAACTCTGGTATTGTTCCCCTTTCCGTAAGGAGGCCGAACCGTCCTTTCACACATCGTTTATTGGTGGAAAGTGGATATGGAATGATTTTGGCGACCAAGGCGGAACGGTTATTGATTTTGTCATGCGCTACGAAAATTTGACCAGCATCAAAGATGCATTAGCCTATTTGTCCGATCACTTTCAGCCGGGGTTATTTAGCAATCCCGCGCCCCAGCCCTCTTTTTCTTTTCAACAGCAACCCGACCGCGAAGCGGTCGAAAATTTTTTGGAAGATCGCCAGCTTGAATTGATTGATGCCAGGCCGATCACAAAGCCGCTGATTCTCTCCTATCTGGCCAAGGAACGGCATATACCGTCTGACTTGGCCCGCAAATATTTGCGAGAAGTACATTATCGGAATACTGCCACAGGGAAGGAATATTTTGCTTTCGGGATGCAAAATCAGGCCGGAGGCTATGAAATCCGCGTAGCGTCGAGCAAATACAATTTCAAATCAGCCCTAAATGCCCGTGACATTACCGTCATTCCTGGCAGCCAGGCAGAAGCCAAGACCGTGCATGTTTTTGAGGGAATGACCGATTTTCTTTCCTATTTGGTTCTGACCGGAACGGATACCCTGCCGGAGGATGCCATCATCATGCATTCCCTATCCTCTTTTCCCCGAACGGTGGCTTATATTCGTAGCCAGGACTATCAAGCCGTAAAAACCTATCTCGACAATGACAAGGCGGGAGAGAAGGGGACAGCAAGATTCCAAACAGAATTTGGATCGTCATTTTTGCCCCAGGGTGAGTTCTTCAGCCCCACCATGATTTGA
- a CDS encoding replication protein RepA, with the protein MSEKADNKKPSRYAESRIRLMMDSIDTPREERDHIYMPVALAHVYFPRRDTKLDPTESYIHRSGNFQLNISQLPVPNHNTGKNDFLGLPFGPKSRLLLGAINALALQQGSNKIDIEADTLPQFLQKIGLTDGGNQISQARNQIARLSSSLISVSYKEEDGSMAYGQMPIVKGFDLFPRSKPDQLLLWKRHIVLSLDYWQELQKHPLPLALEHLRILSGNARAIDFYSFLAYRLHGLKKPLFLTWATMKEIFGGDIGRMDNFKAKMRHTAELVKLAYRDARFSYDDQGWTFERSPAPIQKKSNLFLP; encoded by the coding sequence ATGTCTGAAAAAGCCGATAACAAAAAGCCTTCCCGCTACGCCGAAAGCCGTATTCGGCTTATGATGGACAGCATAGATACACCCAGGGAAGAACGGGATCATATTTATATGCCGGTAGCACTGGCACACGTCTATTTTCCCCGGCGTGATACCAAGCTTGATCCTACCGAAAGCTATATTCATAGAAGCGGAAATTTTCAGCTTAATATCAGCCAGCTTCCCGTTCCTAATCACAACACCGGAAAAAATGATTTTCTAGGCTTACCCTTTGGCCCCAAATCACGGCTATTGTTGGGAGCAATCAACGCTTTGGCCTTGCAACAGGGCAGCAATAAAATTGACATCGAGGCGGATACCCTACCGCAGTTTCTTCAAAAAATCGGCCTAACCGATGGAGGCAATCAGATCAGCCAGGCCCGCAACCAGATTGCGCGTCTATCTTCTTCGCTGATTAGCGTATCCTACAAGGAAGAAGATGGAAGCATGGCTTATGGGCAAATGCCCATCGTGAAAGGTTTCGATCTATTTCCCCGCAGCAAGCCGGATCAACTATTGCTTTGGAAAAGGCACATCGTTTTAAGCCTGGATTACTGGCAGGAATTGCAAAAACACCCGTTGCCGCTGGCGCTGGAACATTTACGGATTCTATCAGGCAACGCCCGCGCTATCGACTTTTACAGCTTTCTTGCCTATCGGCTGCACGGCCTGAAAAAGCCTCTTTTCCTCACCTGGGCGACCATGAAAGAAATCTTTGGAGGGGATATTGGCCGAATGGACAATTTTAAAGCCAAAATGCGTCATACCGCAGAACTGGTAAAACTAGCCTATCGGGATGCACGGTTTTCCTATGACGATCAAGGATGGACATTTGAACGCAGCCCCGCACCGATTCAAAAAAAATCCAACTTATTTCTACCGTAA